In Altererythrobacter rubellus, the following are encoded in one genomic region:
- a CDS encoding TetR/AcrR family transcriptional regulator gives MTSRKRLTPEESRCSALEAARALLIETGPQSVTLKAVSARIGRTHANLLHHFGSASGLQKELARHLAETVCETIKEAVTAHRAGLGSPREVVDLAFDAFDKEGAGALASWMILTGDEDALSPIVETIHQLVDEIAPEEVDHDGNATSFHVETLALVLMAMGDALIGSALAKSLGLPETAARDRAQLMLERSLGPINQQA, from the coding sequence ATGACAAGTCGCAAACGGTTAACACCCGAAGAATCAAGATGTTCCGCTCTCGAGGCAGCGCGGGCTTTACTTATTGAAACAGGGCCTCAGTCAGTCACTCTGAAGGCGGTTTCGGCACGTATTGGGCGGACGCATGCAAACTTGCTGCACCATTTTGGGTCAGCTTCTGGACTGCAAAAGGAGCTTGCGCGCCACCTGGCAGAGACTGTTTGCGAGACGATCAAGGAAGCGGTCACTGCGCATCGAGCTGGGCTTGGTAGCCCGCGCGAGGTGGTCGACCTGGCTTTCGATGCTTTCGATAAAGAGGGAGCCGGGGCGCTGGCCAGTTGGATGATCCTGACCGGCGATGAGGATGCATTGAGTCCGATTGTAGAGACGATCCACCAGCTGGTGGACGAGATCGCGCCAGAAGAGGTGGATCATGACGGCAATGCGACCAGTTTTCATGTCGAAACGCTTGCGTTGGTGCTGATGGCCATGGGGGATGCACTGATCGGGTCGGCACTCGCGAAATCGCTTGGCCTTCCAGAAACAGCGGCGCGTGATCGCGCTCAATTAATGCTTGAACGCTCACTTGGACCGATCAACCAACAGGCTTGA
- a CDS encoding YgfZ/GcvT domain-containing protein, with amino-acid sequence MTATRLSSRAVIRMAAQDESENVRAFLQWLVTNDVSADLPVYAALLSAQGKAMFDFLVWADGDDILLDCEAAVAEDLAKRLSLYRLRRKIDIARDHSLAVHWSNEAREGAVPDPRLPELGYRWLAPAIDGEEPADTAWLAHRLSLGVAEGQAELGDILWLETNAVELNGVSFDKGCYIGQENTARMNWRQKVNRRLVAVPLDTSDEKRRKVAYPDLGLAIDHLRVSDINPANTPDWLRKAIKPVG; translated from the coding sequence GTGACCGCAACCCGACTTTCAAGCCGCGCCGTCATTCGCATGGCTGCACAGGATGAGAGCGAGAACGTGCGCGCATTCCTGCAATGGCTCGTAACCAATGATGTTAGCGCGGATTTGCCCGTATATGCTGCGCTGCTGTCCGCGCAAGGCAAGGCGATGTTCGACTTTCTGGTCTGGGCGGACGGCGACGACATCCTGCTCGATTGTGAAGCGGCTGTGGCTGAAGATCTCGCCAAACGCCTCTCGCTCTATCGCCTACGCCGCAAGATCGACATTGCGCGCGATCACAGTCTGGCGGTCCATTGGAGCAATGAAGCGCGCGAAGGAGCGGTGCCAGACCCCCGCCTGCCAGAGCTAGGGTATCGCTGGCTCGCGCCTGCAATCGATGGCGAGGAGCCAGCTGACACGGCATGGCTCGCACATCGCCTTTCGCTAGGCGTGGCCGAGGGTCAGGCTGAACTTGGCGATATCCTGTGGCTGGAAACGAATGCGGTCGAACTGAATGGTGTTAGCTTCGACAAGGGCTGCTACATCGGTCAGGAAAACACCGCCCGCATGAACTGGCGGCAAAAGGTGAATCGTCGTTTGGTTGCAGTTCCGCTCGACACATCAGATGAAAAGCGCCGGAAGGTGGCCTATCCCGACCTCGGCCTGGCCATCGACCATCTACGCGTCAGCGATATCAACCCCGCGAATACGCCCGACTGGCTGCGGAAGGCCATCAAGCCTGTTGGTTGA
- a CDS encoding TetR/AcrR family transcriptional regulator, with protein sequence MKRGRPPGSSAEATRQRLLLAAARYFSSAEYSEVSLQDIAAECGITGAAIYNHFSSKEELFASVAEHMMKVNGKAIQQAIADHTEWRSMLRAVLRLICKDTTGWFRFTLLVPAVQLKMMQKPEKFASLLTLRAVYVDCFRQIVDCAVAAGDLPQATSKAAAAELLLAFTFNGLGAVIAHRTSDEEVAELVHHAAILLGFAKQA encoded by the coding sequence GTGAAGCGCGGCCGCCCACCCGGTTCAAGCGCGGAGGCGACCCGTCAAAGACTCTTGCTTGCAGCAGCGAGGTACTTCAGCTCAGCCGAGTATTCGGAAGTCAGCTTGCAAGACATCGCGGCGGAATGCGGGATTACCGGTGCCGCAATCTACAACCACTTTTCCTCAAAGGAAGAATTGTTCGCGTCAGTCGCCGAACACATGATGAAGGTGAACGGAAAGGCGATTCAACAGGCGATTGCTGACCACACCGAATGGCGATCCATGTTGCGAGCCGTCCTGAGGCTCATTTGCAAGGACACCACGGGATGGTTCCGTTTCACTTTGCTGGTTCCGGCAGTCCAGCTAAAGATGATGCAGAAGCCCGAGAAGTTCGCTTCGCTTCTCACGCTGAGAGCGGTCTATGTCGATTGCTTCAGGCAAATCGTTGATTGCGCAGTAGCTGCCGGGGATTTGCCGCAAGCCACCTCGAAAGCCGCCGCCGCTGAGCTCCTGCTCGCCTTCACTTTCAATGGGCTGGGGGCTGTCATTGCACATCGGACGAGTGATGAGGAAGTCGCCGAACTTGTCCATCATGCGGCCATTCTCTTGGGCTTTGCGAAGCAGGCCTGA
- a CDS encoding metal-dependent hydrolase, producing the protein MTDQINDLERSDVTSKSSDEPITARGSATPSEHELIVRDRRFDRKAMVPRHWHSNDPVATAWYNSVSASLPRGEAFFIETLRDFREDLPPKLAREIKAFTTQEINHTREHVAFNRLVSDHGYNVESIEQGIRAMLELTEGRPKEFNLAITITLEHFAAIISRHLLSDPRYLEGADPVAADIWRWHATEEIEHKGLVYDVWLHATRDWSAWKRYKTRALVAALITKKYFGNRIRDAIGLLEQDGFTHKQAKRKLYAFLWWKPGMMRRMFVEWAAILTPRFHPWDHDDRTLIGKTESPYADAVMPAE; encoded by the coding sequence ATGACCGACCAAATCAACGATCTAGAGCGCTCTGATGTAACCAGCAAGAGCAGCGATGAACCCATCACCGCCCGCGGAAGCGCGACCCCGTCTGAGCATGAGTTGATCGTGCGTGACCGGCGGTTTGACCGCAAGGCAATGGTCCCGCGCCATTGGCATTCGAATGATCCGGTGGCGACGGCCTGGTACAACTCTGTTTCAGCCAGCCTGCCGCGCGGCGAGGCCTTCTTCATCGAAACCTTGCGCGATTTCCGCGAAGATCTGCCGCCCAAGCTGGCGCGCGAGATCAAGGCATTTACTACACAGGAAATCAATCACACACGCGAGCATGTCGCATTCAACCGGTTGGTTTCAGATCACGGCTATAATGTCGAAAGCATCGAGCAGGGCATCCGTGCGATGCTGGAACTGACCGAGGGTCGCCCCAAGGAATTCAACCTCGCGATCACTATCACGCTGGAACATTTCGCGGCGATCATCAGCCGGCATCTGCTTTCCGATCCGCGCTATCTTGAGGGCGCCGACCCGGTCGCTGCCGATATCTGGCGCTGGCACGCAACCGAAGAGATCGAGCATAAGGGCCTGGTCTACGACGTATGGTTGCACGCGACCCGCGATTGGAGCGCGTGGAAACGCTACAAGACCCGCGCACTGGTTGCAGCGTTGATCACGAAGAAGTACTTCGGCAACCGCATCCGCGATGCCATCGGCCTGCTGGAGCAGGACGGCTTCACCCACAAACAGGCGAAGCGCAAGCTCTATGCCTTCCTGTGGTGGAAGCCGGGCATGATGCGCCGGATGTTCGTCGAATGGGCAGCAATCCTGACGCCGCGCTTCCACCCATGGGACCATGATGACCGCACGCTGATCGGCAAAACGGAAAGCCCCTATGCCGATGCGGTGATGCCGGCAGAGTGA
- a CDS encoding DUF3604 domain-containing protein: protein MQASRKKGVMWRQAASSCVLAPVILAGCSAMREAPVAESNETPTTVVLSEYPEQVLWGDLHVHTNLSFDSNSLGNERLGPEDAYRFAMGETVMASSGHPAALARPLDFLMVADHAEYLGVLSSVREGDPALLETPLGERWSGFLSGESGIGAVLSDYVAMVTREKPMDLPGDDHQRTIWSDLIDTAERYNRPGEFTTLAGYEWTSMPGGRNLHRVVVFREGPDKTRQILPFSALQSDDPEDLWDYMGNFERRTGGQVLAIAHNGNLSGGLMFDDTTLDGGSLTADYAQRRQRWEPVYEVTQVKGDGEAHPLLSPDDRFADFETWYETDISMRPRSDNPEDARRSLAGEYARSGLKKGLRYGARLGVNPYEFGFIGSTDSHTALATADDDNFWGKFLDSEPTEERLGSQMGGNLWANAGLSASGYTAVWARANTREEIFDALKRREVYATTGPRIRLRLFAGWDFEETDLSRDDFAPFGYFAGVPMGGVLEAAKLRQTPRLLVRVLKDPDGAMLERVQVIKGWLDASGVLHEKVFDLDEPSINGLPYFNVFWRDRNFEPDQHSFYYIRVLQVPTKRWSTYDAERYGLELPDGIPRMIQERAYSSPIWYRP from the coding sequence ATGCAGGCAAGCAGAAAAAAGGGTGTCATGTGGCGACAGGCGGCATCTTCTTGCGTGCTTGCTCCAGTGATCCTTGCTGGATGCTCGGCAATGCGCGAAGCGCCGGTGGCAGAATCCAATGAAACTCCCACGACTGTTGTCTTGAGCGAGTATCCCGAGCAGGTGCTTTGGGGAGACCTGCACGTCCACACGAACCTCTCGTTCGACAGCAACAGTCTGGGCAACGAGCGGCTTGGCCCCGAAGACGCATACAGGTTCGCCATGGGCGAAACGGTGATGGCCTCCAGCGGGCATCCTGCAGCACTGGCCAGACCACTCGATTTTCTCATGGTCGCCGATCATGCCGAATATCTCGGAGTCCTCTCCTCCGTTCGCGAAGGCGATCCCGCGCTATTGGAAACCCCGCTGGGCGAACGTTGGAGTGGTTTTCTCTCAGGCGAGAGCGGCATTGGCGCTGTCCTGAGCGATTACGTTGCCATGGTCACTCGCGAAAAACCCATGGATCTTCCCGGTGATGACCATCAACGAACGATCTGGTCTGACCTCATCGACACAGCAGAGCGATACAATCGTCCAGGCGAGTTCACCACGCTTGCGGGATATGAGTGGACCTCGATGCCGGGCGGTCGCAATCTCCACCGGGTGGTCGTCTTTCGTGAAGGACCGGACAAGACCAGACAGATTCTTCCCTTCTCTGCTCTCCAGAGTGATGATCCCGAGGATTTGTGGGACTACATGGGCAATTTCGAACGCCGAACGGGCGGGCAGGTGCTCGCCATTGCCCATAACGGCAATCTTTCCGGCGGTCTGATGTTCGATGATACGACGCTGGATGGTGGCTCTTTGACCGCGGACTATGCTCAGCGTCGGCAAAGATGGGAGCCGGTCTACGAAGTCACGCAGGTAAAGGGCGATGGAGAAGCACACCCCTTGCTTTCGCCCGACGATCGCTTTGCCGATTTCGAGACCTGGTACGAAACCGACATCTCCATGCGCCCACGAAGCGACAACCCGGAAGATGCGCGCCGCAGCCTTGCGGGCGAATATGCCCGGAGCGGTCTGAAGAAGGGGCTGCGATATGGAGCGAGACTAGGCGTTAACCCATATGAATTCGGTTTCATCGGATCGACCGATTCCCACACCGCCCTTGCCACGGCAGACGATGACAATTTCTGGGGGAAGTTCCTCGATTCCGAGCCGACCGAAGAGCGTCTCGGCAGCCAGATGGGTGGGAATCTTTGGGCCAATGCGGGCCTGTCTGCCTCGGGCTATACGGCGGTATGGGCGCGGGCCAATACGCGCGAGGAGATCTTCGACGCGCTCAAACGGCGCGAGGTTTACGCGACGACTGGACCCCGCATACGCTTGAGACTCTTTGCAGGGTGGGACTTTGAGGAAACCGACCTGTCGCGCGACGATTTCGCGCCCTTCGGATATTTTGCAGGCGTGCCGATGGGCGGGGTCCTCGAAGCGGCCAAACTCCGACAGACTCCACGTCTCTTGGTGCGCGTACTGAAGGATCCCGACGGTGCGATGCTCGAACGTGTGCAGGTCATCAAGGGGTGGCTGGATGCAAGCGGAGTGCTGCATGAAAAGGTGTTCGATCTGGACGAACCCAGCATCAACGGACTCCCCTATTTCAACGTTTTCTGGCGTGATCGGAATTTTGAACCGGATCAACATTCCTTCTACTATATCCGCGTGCTTCAGGTGCCGACCAAGAGGTGGAGCACTTACGATGCCGAGCGCTACGGATTGGAGCTGCCTGACGGGATTCCCCGGATGATCCAGGAGCGGGCCTACAGCTCCCCCATATGGTATCGACCATGA